One stretch of Arachis hypogaea cultivar Tifrunner chromosome 20, arahy.Tifrunner.gnm2.J5K5, whole genome shotgun sequence DNA includes these proteins:
- the LOC112735001 gene encoding seipin-2, which produces MDPNDDVYSDTLNCSDGHANDSPEPFSASAPALCDPQPPPLPLYSPPSAKLRRRSVCPPSLFTESTDTASRSEIIDDDDARKSSQKHHRNLLKLKEIKASEFEEIPAKPNSIQEKKVPPFPSASIVTKEKGEESTLTTAVSAKDDVLADSADSSEVPRLVDSPPSNTLEYATGFVIRAILFQIKILIWLIKFPLWLTVHTCMFIVDPFGTWRKGIRFSTQVLGCAFGFVGIPARVIFKDQKAFWNVAFRCGWGFLWSMVVCCVLFALAVSSLVFSGFVVSGLAQKPTQLIKGFNFDYTKQSPVAYVPLISCAGVVGGHDSVKEIAASKWVGQRVLPPKQNVQVTVSLEVPESGYNRNLGVFQIRTDFLTYSGKTIASLSQPCMLKFRSEPIRLMTTLVNIVPLLTGYASETQTLDVKISGFVEREEPTSCLRVTLEPRSEYIHGAGLPQIYDSSVVIEAQLPFYKRIIWNWKISLFIWIAMTTFFVQFLFLLVCCWPFIIPRSRQRRGPAPRNGK; this is translated from the exons ATGGACCCCAACGACGACGTTTATTCAGACACCCTCAATTGCTCCGACGGCCACGCCAATGACTCACCGGAACCTTTCTCCGCCTCTGCTCCCGCTCTCTGCGATCCTCAACCGCCCCCGCTCCCTCTTTATAGTCCTCCCTCCGCCAAGCTACGCCGCCGCTCCGTTTGCCCCCCATCTCTCTTTACGGAATCTACGGACACCGCTTCCCGGAGTGAAATCATCGATGACGACGACGCCAGAAAGAGCTCCCAAAAGCATCATCGGAACCTCCTAAAATTGAAGGAAATCAAGGCCTCCGAATTTGAGGAGATTCCCGCGAAACCTAATTCGATTCAAGAGAAAAAGGTTCCTCCTTTTCCATCTGCGAGTATTGTGACCAAAGAGAAAGGCGAGGAATCGACGTTAACCACAGCTGTATCTGCAAAAGACGATGTTCTTGCTGATTCCGCTGACTCCTCTGAGGTGCCGAGGCTCGTCGATTCTCCTCCGTCGAATACGCTAGAGTATGCAACGGGATTTGTAATTAGGGCAATTTTGTTTCAAATCAAAATCTTGATTTGGTTAATAAAGTTTCCATTGTGGCTCACTGTCCACACTTGCATGTTCATCGTGGACCCTTTCGGAACATGGAGAAAGGGTATTCGTTTTTCGACTCAGGTTTTGGGTTGTGCCTTTGGGTTCGTTGGTATTCCAGCTCGGGTAATTTTTAAGGATCAGAAAGCATTCTGGAACGTTGCGTTTAGGTGTGGATGGGGGTTCTTGTGGTCTATGGTCGTGTGTTGCGTTCTGTTTGCTCTTGCTGTTTCCTCACTTGTTTTTAGTGGGTTTGTGGTCAGCGGGTTAGCGCAGAAGCCAACCCAATTGATAAAAGGTTTCAACTTTGACTACACCAAGCAGAGTCCTGTGGCATATGTGCCTCTAATATCGTGTGCTGGTGTTGTTGGTGGCCATGATTCAGTGAAGGAAATTGCAGCTAGTAAGTGGGTGGGTCAAAGGGTGTTACCTCCTAAACAGAATGTGCAGGTTACTGTTTCATTGGAAGTGCCCGAATCAGGTTACAATAGAAATCTTGGGGTATTTCAG ATCAGAACAGACTTTCTAACATATAGTGGTAAAACAATTGCAAGTTTGAGCCAACCTTGCATGTTAAAATTTAGAAGTGAACCTATCCGGCTAATGACGACTCTAGTCAATATTGTTCCTCTTCTTACTGGTTATGCATCAGAAACACAGACTCTGGACGTGAAGATAAGCGGTTTTGTTGAAAGGGAGGAACCTACTTCGTGCTTAAGAGTTACCCTTGAGCCACGATCAGAGTATATACATGGTGCTGGCCTTCCTCAAATATATGATTCATCTGTGGTAATTGAGGCACAACTCCCATTTTACAAGAGGATCATATGGAATTGGAAGATAAGCTTATTCATATGGATTGCAATGACAACATTCTTTGTGCAGTTTCTGTTTCTCCTAGTGTGTTGTTGGCCTTTCATTATTCCAAGATCCAGGCAAAGGAGAGGTCCTGCTCCTCGTAATGGTAAATAA
- the LOC112735000 gene encoding nodulin-26, with protein sequence MAANPSSETNGKHEVVMNIDNNNNENSSSSPPTSLPVSLLQKFVAEVVGTYFLIFAGCAAVVVNKNNDNVVTLPGISIVWGLAVMALVYSIGHISGAHFNPAVTIAFASTRRFPFKQVPVYVAAQVVGSTLASGTLRLLFDGKQNQFAGTLPAGSDLQAFVIEFIITFYLMFVISGVATDSRAVGELAGLAVGSTVLLNVMFAGAITGASMNPARSIGPAIVHNQYKGIWIYLVAPVLGAVAGTWVYNALRHTANPPSRVIKNTASFVKRQASL encoded by the exons ATGGCTGCGAATCCATCGTCAGAAACAAATGGAAAGCATGAAGTGGTTATGAATatagacaacaacaacaacgaaaACTCGTCATCATCACCACCCACCTCTCTCCCTGTCTCTTTGTTGCAGAAG TTTGTGGCAGAAGTGGTTGGCACATATTTCTTGATATTTGCAGGGTGTGCTGCGGTGGTTGTGAACAAGAACAACGACAATGTCGTTACACTTCCGGGGATTTCTATTGTTTGGGGATTGGCCGTTATGGCACTCGTGTATTCCATCGGTCACATCTCTGGTGCCCACTTCAACCCTGCTGTTACCATCGCTTTTGCTTCTACTAGAAGGTTCCCCTTCAAGCAG GTACCGGTCTATGTAGCAGCTCAGGTTGTTGGATCTACACTTGCAAGTGGAACCCTGAGATTATTATTCGATGGGAAGCAAAACCAATTCGCAGGAACACTCCCAGCTGGCTCTGATCTACAAGCATTTGTCATCGAATTCATCATCACTTTTTATCTTATGTTCGTCATATCCGGGGTCGCAACCGATAGCAGAGCG GTAGGTGAGTTGGCTGGGCTTGCAGTTGGCTCCACGGTGTTGCTGAATGTGATGTTTGCAGG GGCAATAACAGGGGCATCAATGAACCCAGCAAGGAGCATAGGGCCAGCAATAGTGCACAATCAATACAAAGGGATATGGATATACTTGGTAGCTCCAGTTTTGGGGGCTGTTGCTGGTACTTGGGTTTATAACGCTCTCAGGCACACCGCCAACCCCCCTTCTCGTGTTATTAAAAACACCGCTTCTTTCGTCAAAAGACAAGCTAGTCTTTAG